CGGCCAGTCTTTGTTCCAGTATGTTTCTGGGCGAGCTTGTGTTTTCATTCGCTTGATTTGCAGCATCCTGATTCTCAGGTTTGTTTGCCTCAGCTCCGGTAGTGTCCATATGGTTGGTTTCAGTTGTCATGTCAACGGTCTTTTATGCAGGTGGCCGTACGCTCAGTTCAGGCGCGGGTCAACGGGATAATTCGAAAGTACCTTGAATTTACCTCCCATCTCACGCAGCACATTGCGCCAAAGTGTATCTGAGCCCAATTTAAATAATTTATTCGCAGCATTGTTGTTCACGATCCAAACATTTTTGTCGATCTCCTCCTGCAGTTGGCCAGAGGTCCAGCCGGAGTAGCCCAGGAAAAATTTAATATCTTCTGTGTTTATTAATCCTGCTTTGATCATGGTGCGGAGCAGTTCGAAGTCGCCCCCCCAGTAAAGGCCCTCCTCCAGCTTCACCGCCTGCGGCAGGTCCGGCAGGCGGTGTACGTAGTGCAGCGTGTTGTACTGCACAGGGCCGCCCACGCCCAGTTCCACATCGAATTCCTCCTCGTCCAAGTCTAACACGTCAGACAGCTTTAAGTTAGAGGGGCGATTAAGCACCAGTCCAAAAGATCCCTCCTCATCGGAGTGGCTGCACAAAAGGATAACCGTACGCTCAAAATTTGGATCACCTAAAAAAGGCTCTGAAATAAGCAGGCTGCCGTTCTGGGGCTTTGCTGAATTCTTGTCTTCCATTAATCCTCCCGCGCTTTTAAGGGTTTAACAACAGAGGGGCCTTGCTAGGGCAGGCCCTTCTCCTTATCAAGATAGATGGTTCTTGTTCTTTTTATATATGGTTATTATTCTTACGCAAAGCAGCAAATATGGTCACATTCCGTAGATGGAACGCCTCTGCTGCCACATATATGGCTTACAACGCACTTTGTGCTCAGAGGGTATATACTCTCCTGAGGGCGTCGCGATGGTAGGGCGCAGCAGATAATTTCTTACTTTTGGCAAAACAAAGCATATGGCGCTCACACAGAACTTAGCGGATATCCGGAAAAACTACGCGATGCAGGCCCTCACGGAAAAAGCCGTTTCCCCAAATCCTGTAGAACAATTCAGGTCATGGCTGCAGGAGGCCATTCAGGCGGAGGCGTCGGAGCCGACCGCCATGGTGCTGGCCACGGTGGGCTCCGGTGGCAAGCCCTCTGCCCGCGTGGTATTGCTGAAGGATGTATCTGACAGCGGCTTTATGTTCTTCACCAATTACGAAGGCCGCAAAGGCCGGGAACTGGCGCAGCACCCTTTTGCCGCCCTCACCTTTTTCTGGCCGGCGCTGGAGCGGCAGGTGCGTGTGGAAGGAAGCGTGGTGAAAGTGGCCCCTGAAATCTCCGACAACTACTTCCACAGCCGCCCGAGGGGCAGCCAGATCGGGGCATGGGCGTCTCCGCAGAGCGCTGAGATAGAAAACCGACAGGTGCTGGAGGAGGAAGACAGGAGACTGACGGAGAAGTTCAGCGATACAGCTGTTATTCCGAGGCCCGACAACTGGGGCGGCTTCTTGCTGCAGCCGGAGCGGCTGGAGTTCTGGCAGGGGCGGCCCAACCGCCTGCACGACCGGCTTCTATATGAGCGGCAGCAGGATATGAACTGGGAAATAAAGCGGCTGGCTCCTTGATGTGCTTGTTATATATAGCCTACGCCCATACCGCCCAAACTAAAACCTGATGGCTGAGATTCTCCCCTTCCGCGCCTGGCGCTACAACCCGGTATATGACGAGCAGATAGAGCAACTGACCTCTCCCCTGTTCGACGTGGTGTCGGAAAAGCAGCGGGAGGCGCTGTACCGCAACCCCCTCAACAGCATCCACCTGACGGTGCCCCTTGGCGCTGATCCGGCGAAGCAGGCCGCCGCCACCCTGCAGGCCTGGAAAGCAGAGGGCGTTCTATTGCAGGACCGCCTGCCCGCCATATATGTCTACTACCAGTACTTCCGGCTGCCGGGCAGCGACAAAGCGTACGTACGCAAAGGCTTCATCTGCAACATCAGGGCCTACGACTGGAAAGACGGCGTGCTGCTGCGCCACGAGAACACCATCCCGAGCGCGGTGAACGACCGCATCGCGCTGCTGGAGGAAACCGAGATGAACACCAGTCCCACCCACGGCTTGTATACCGACCCAGCTTTTGTGCTGGAGCCTTATATGGATGAAGCCATCCTGTCGCCTATATATGAGACGGAGGATTACCAGGGAGCGCGGGATGTGCTGGCTGTGATACATGACCGTGCGGCCATCCGGCTGTTTGTGGAGACGCTGCAGGATAAGCAGGTGCTGCTGGCCGACGGCCACCACCGCTACGAAGGCTCGCTGGAGTACCGCAAAAAGCGCACAGCTCTGAATCAGGCACACACGGGGTTTGAGCCTTACAACTACCACCTCATGTTCCTGACCAACTCCGAGCACGACGATCTGCGCATTTTGCCCACGCACCGGGTGCTGCGGCATATGGATATGTCGGACGAGGAGTTTCTGCAGCGGCTGGCGGCATATTTTACCATCACACCCAAAGAAGACCCGCTGGAACTGAACGAGGTGATTGCGGGCAAGCAATGGACCTTCGGTTTGTTCCTGAGCGGCAATGCCTATAAACTCAGGCTGAAGCCGGAGGTGCATGGGCAGATAGACTGGAATTTTCCGAAGGAGGTGAAGGACCTGGACCTGACGGTGATGCACTATTTTATATTTGAGAAGGTGCTGGGCATATACCGCCAGGCCCAGCGCGACTACAGCGGCCTCGATTACGTGCGCAGCTTCACGTCCTGCATCCGCCAGGTGGATGCCGGGGAGGCACGGCTGGCCTTGATTACAAACGAGATCACGATGGAACAGGTGAAGCGCGTTTGCTACAGCGGTGCCATCATGCCACAGAAATCAACGTTTTTTTACCCGAAAGTGATAGGCGGGTTTTTATTTAGCTCAATCAAAGAAGATGAATTTGTCACGGCCGCTGCTGCTTGCCTCTAACTCGCCCCGCCGCAAAGAACTACTGGCCAGCCTCGGGCTCACGTTCGAGGTGAAGGTAAAGGAAGTACACGAGGATTTCCCGGAACACCTGCAACGCGCAGAAGTGGCCGAGTACCTGGCATCGCACAAGGCGGAGGCATATAGGGAAGACCTGCAGGAGGAGGCGATTATCACCGCAGACACCATCGTCTGCCTCGGCGACCGCGTCCTGAACAAGCCCGCTGATTATGCCGAAGCGTTTGAGATGCTGCAGGCCCTGTCGGGGATAGGGCACGAGGTGATTACAGGCGTATGTGTGCTCACGAAGGATCAAAAGTCAGTCTTCCACGACACTACCAAAGTTTTTTTCAAGACTTTATCCGAGGCGGAGATCGATTATTATATCACCCACTACAAGCCCTACGATAAGGCAGGCGCGTACGGCATTCAGGAATGGATTGGGATGATCGGCATTGAGCGCATCGAGGGCTCCTATTTTAACGTGGTGGGGCTGCCCGTGCAGAAACTATATATACAACTGCAGGCGCTGGGCGTAATCAGCTAATGTGCTTATGCGTTAATGTGTTGATAGTCATCCTGATAAGAGTAATAACCTCCTGACCTGAGTCGCTCAAGCAAAAAAGCCTTTTACCGTATTTGAATCATTTGATTCGTCATTTATTAACACCTTCAAGAATTAGCACATTATCGACATGTCTTATACAAAATTATATTTAGCGCCGGGCAAAGAGCATTCCTTGCTGCGCCAGCATCCCTGGGTGTTTTCCGGGGCCATCCGGAAAGCAGACGGAGAGCCGGAGGAGGGCGACGTGGTGGAAGTGTACTCCAGCAAGCGCGAGTTTCTGGCCATGGGCCACTATGCCCCCGGCTCCATTGCCGTGCGTGTTTTTTCGTTCGAGCAAACAGAGCCGGACTATGCCTTCTGGAAGAGCAAAGTGCAGCAGGCATATGATTACCGCACCCGCCTTGGCCTGACCGACAACCCGCACACCGACGTGTACCGCCTCATCTATGCGGAAGGCGACGGCGTTTCGGGCCTTATTGTGGATGTATATAAAGACACCGCCGTGATACAGACGCACACGGTGGGCATGTACCGCGTGCGGGAGCATATCGCGCGGGCACTGCAGGAGCTATATGGCAGCAGGCTGCGGGCCATATATGACAAGAGTGCCGAATCGCTTCCAGCAAAGGCGCCTGTGGAGGCGGTGAACGGCTACCTTTTCGGGGAGTCTGCCGGCGGCGTGGTGGTGACGGAGAACGAGAACCAGTTTTTCGTGGACTGGGAAAGCGGCCAGAAGACAGGCTTTTTTATCGATCAGCGGGAGAACCGCGATTTGCTGGCGCGTTATGTGAAAGACAGATCGGTGCTGAACACGTTCTGCTACACGGGCGGCTTCTCGGTATATGCGCTGAACGCCGGAGCCCGGGAGGTCCATTCGGTGGATGTGTCGAAAAAGGCCATTGAGCTGACGGTGAAAAACGGGGAATTGAGCCAGGCACCGGAGCGGCACGAAGCGTTCGCGGTGGACACGTTCGAGTTCCTGAAGGGGAAAGAGGAGCTATATGATGTCATCATCCTGGACCCTCCCGCCTTCGCGAAAAGCCAGAAGGTGCGCCACAACGCCCTGATGGGTTACAAGCGCCTGAATGCCGAGGCCATGAAAAAGATTAAGCCGGGCGGTATCCTGTTCACTTTTTCCTGCTCGCAGGTGGTGGATAAGTACCTCTTCAACAGCACTGTGATGGCCGCCGCCATAGAGGCTGGCCGCAACATCAGGATCATGCACCACCTCTCCCAGCCCGCCGATCACCCTATCTCCATTTTTCATCCCGAAGGAGAATACCTGAAAGGCCTGGTACTGTTTGTGGAGTAGAACATTTGTCATCTTGAACACTCTTGAGGCGTGAGCCGAAGAGAGTCAGCGTAGCTGAGAGAGATCTGAACAGAATTCCAGATAGATTTCTCACTGTGTTCGAAATGACAATTCCTTAAAGTCGTCCTTAAGTTGACAGCTTTGGCTTAACCTCCCATCTGCCAAGATCCCCCGAATCAAATCCGGGATTCAAAACTTTCAGGATTACAGAGAGGAACCTTTAAATTTATACCGTCACTTAAATTTTGCATGAAGTGCTTTGATGTCTGGTGCATGCCCTTTTGTAGGGACAGGTCGCGACCTGTCCGCGCGAAGGCTGGTGGATGAAGCAGGAGGAATATATGCCGCAACAGCCAATACTGATTTATATATCAAGCAAATCAAAGACTGGCAACTCCTGCGGCAGATCCATGCGGATGCGCCATTCTTTCGGATAGTAATTGTTCATGCGGCTCCCTACCTGCTTTGCCCAGCCCAGCGGGATGTTTTTGTATTGGAGCAGCACCCAGTCGCTGCCACTGCTGCCCAGGCTGATGTGCTCTTTCCGCAAATAGCGGAGCGCCTGCTCCAGGTCCAGGTCAGCCGTAGCGAAGGCTGCCTTGTTGAGGTGTTGCGACAGGGCCAGGCCCTGCAGGGGTTTTAGCTTTTTGCCTTTCACCTCGGCTACTTCGGTTCCGGCATATAGCACGTAGAGGTGCTGGTATA
This window of the Pontibacter russatus genome carries:
- a CDS encoding YqgE/AlgH family protein; protein product: MEDKNSAKPQNGSLLISEPFLGDPNFERTVILLCSHSDEEGSFGLVLNRPSNLKLSDVLDLDEEEFDVELGVGGPVQYNTLHYVHRLPDLPQAVKLEEGLYWGGDFELLRTMIKAGLINTEDIKFFLGYSGWTSGQLQEEIDKNVWIVNNNAANKLFKLGSDTLWRNVLREMGGKFKVLSNYPVDPRLN
- the pdxH gene encoding pyridoxamine 5'-phosphate oxidase, with product MALTQNLADIRKNYAMQALTEKAVSPNPVEQFRSWLQEAIQAEASEPTAMVLATVGSGGKPSARVVLLKDVSDSGFMFFTNYEGRKGRELAQHPFAALTFFWPALERQVRVEGSVVKVAPEISDNYFHSRPRGSQIGAWASPQSAEIENRQVLEEEDRRLTEKFSDTAVIPRPDNWGGFLLQPERLEFWQGRPNRLHDRLLYERQQDMNWEIKRLAP
- a CDS encoding DUF1015 domain-containing protein — translated: MAEILPFRAWRYNPVYDEQIEQLTSPLFDVVSEKQREALYRNPLNSIHLTVPLGADPAKQAAATLQAWKAEGVLLQDRLPAIYVYYQYFRLPGSDKAYVRKGFICNIRAYDWKDGVLLRHENTIPSAVNDRIALLEETEMNTSPTHGLYTDPAFVLEPYMDEAILSPIYETEDYQGARDVLAVIHDRAAIRLFVETLQDKQVLLADGHHRYEGSLEYRKKRTALNQAHTGFEPYNYHLMFLTNSEHDDLRILPTHRVLRHMDMSDEEFLQRLAAYFTITPKEDPLELNEVIAGKQWTFGLFLSGNAYKLRLKPEVHGQIDWNFPKEVKDLDLTVMHYFIFEKVLGIYRQAQRDYSGLDYVRSFTSCIRQVDAGEARLALITNEITMEQVKRVCYSGAIMPQKSTFFYPKVIGGFLFSSIKEDEFVTAAAACL
- a CDS encoding Maf family nucleotide pyrophosphatase, which codes for MNLSRPLLLASNSPRRKELLASLGLTFEVKVKEVHEDFPEHLQRAEVAEYLASHKAEAYREDLQEEAIITADTIVCLGDRVLNKPADYAEAFEMLQALSGIGHEVITGVCVLTKDQKSVFHDTTKVFFKTLSEAEIDYYITHYKPYDKAGAYGIQEWIGMIGIERIEGSYFNVVGLPVQKLYIQLQALGVIS
- a CDS encoding class I SAM-dependent rRNA methyltransferase: MSYTKLYLAPGKEHSLLRQHPWVFSGAIRKADGEPEEGDVVEVYSSKREFLAMGHYAPGSIAVRVFSFEQTEPDYAFWKSKVQQAYDYRTRLGLTDNPHTDVYRLIYAEGDGVSGLIVDVYKDTAVIQTHTVGMYRVREHIARALQELYGSRLRAIYDKSAESLPAKAPVEAVNGYLFGESAGGVVVTENENQFFVDWESGQKTGFFIDQRENRDLLARYVKDRSVLNTFCYTGGFSVYALNAGAREVHSVDVSKKAIELTVKNGELSQAPERHEAFAVDTFEFLKGKEELYDVIILDPPAFAKSQKVRHNALMGYKRLNAEAMKKIKPGGILFTFSCSQVVDKYLFNSTVMAAAIEAGRNIRIMHHLSQPADHPISIFHPEGEYLKGLVLFVE